A window of the Miscanthus floridulus cultivar M001 chromosome 14, ASM1932011v1, whole genome shotgun sequence genome harbors these coding sequences:
- the LOC136503777 gene encoding uncharacterized protein, translating into MLFHGVVLGKRARPLGQIDLPVCFGTSTNFRREVLTFEVVGFQGTYHAILGRPCYAKFMAVPNYTYLKLKMLGPNGIITVGPSPRHAFECDVECIEYAEALIEAETLLIDLEQQVKAIPDLKRHAGSFESNEGVKLIHLDPSGPDGKALKVSVSLDPK; encoded by the coding sequence ATGTTGttccatggcgtcgtgctagGAAAGCGTGCTCGACCCCTCggacagatcgacctgcccgtctgcTTCGGGACTTCGACCAACTTCAGGAGGGAGGTCCTCACGTTCGAGGTGGTGGGGTTCCAAGGAACCTATCATGCCATCCtcgggcgaccatgctacgccaagttcatggcggtccccaactacacctacctcaagctcaagatgctgggccctaacggcatcatcaccgtcggccCCTCGCCTAGACACGCGTTCGAGTGTGACGtggagtgcatcgagtacgctgaggccCTCATCGAGGCCGAGACCCTCCTCATCGATCTAGAGCAGCAGGTCAAGGCAATCCCCGACCTTAAGCGACATGCCGGCAGCTTTGAGTCCAACGAGGGGGTCAAACTCATCCATCTGGACCCTAGCGGCCCCGATGGCAAGGCGCTAAAGGTTAGCGTGTcgctcgaccccaaatag
- the LOC136503778 gene encoding uncharacterized protein, which produces MEAYYKTVWRLEDKFDGLELNHVTRRYNMAADELAKIASGWTMIPSDTFARDLHKPSVDYGEPLKPTSGTEAPSAAELEVMEIQQDKSEADQETDWRVPFLDCLV; this is translated from the coding sequence ATGGAAGCCTACTACAAGACGGTCTGGCGgctggaagacaagttcgacggcctcgagctcaaccacgtCACGCGCAGGTACAACATGGCTGCGGACGAGCTGGCAAAAATCGCGTCTGGATGGACCATGATCCCCTCGGACActtttgccagagacctccacaagccctcTGTCGACTACGGGGAACCATTGAAGCCCACCTCGGGAACCGAGGCCCCCTCGGCTGCCGAACTCGAGGTCATGGAAATACAGCAGGACAAGTCCGAGGCTGACCAAGAGACAGACTGGCgggtcccgttcctcgattgtcTTGTCTGA